AATCCGCGATCTGGTACAGCTCCAGTTGCCCGGCATGATGCTACGCGCCATGCCGGTCGCGCCGCCGCAAATTCCGTGGCATGCCGGTTACAACTATTTCGAGCTGGAAAAAGGCGGCGAACTCTGGAACGAAATGGAGAAATCGGGGGCTTTCGCACTGCATCTGGCGGGCGAATTCCCGGGTCTTGATATGGAGTTTTGGGCCATCCGAAGCCCGACTGAATAAGAGAGCGAGCGCACAATATGCAGGAACAAAACGCCGCCGGCAGTGATGCCGCTCTGGCAGGAGCCAGTGGTAACAATCCTTTGGTCGCAGCGGCAAACCCGCTACTTAATGCGATACCGCAAATCCGCTATTCGGTCTCCCATGACGATCAAAGCGGTTTGCGTCAGCATTTAATTGATGAGATCCGCCGTTTTGAAGTGCGCTGCCAGCAATCCGGGCTGGCCTACGAGGTGATCGTGGGCGCGCGCTACTGCCTCTGTACCGCGCTGGATGAAGCCGCAGCGCTGACGCCGTGGGGCAGCCGTGGTGTCTGGTCCGGCAGCGGCCTGCTGGTGACATTCCACAACGAAACCTGGGGCGGGGAGAAGTTCTTCCAGCTATTGGCACGGTTGTCGCAAAACCCGCGCGAGCACATCGCCTTGCTGGAGCTGATCAACTTCTGCCTGCTGCTTGGCTTTGAAGGCCGCTACCGGGTGATGGACAACGGCCGCACGCAGCTGGAAACCATCAAGCAGCGCCTGTGGCAAATGATCCGTGGCGTGCGTGGTAACTATCCGCCGCCGCTTTCGCCGCACCCGGAAGATCAACCGGTGATGCGTAAACTCTGGCGTCCGGTGATCCCATTATGGGCCTGTGTCGGGCTGGCGGGCTTCCTCGCCTGCCTGTTCTATATCGTGCTCAACTGGCGGCTTGGCGATAACACCAGCCCGGTGCTGGCGAAAATCTATCAGACGCAACTGCCGGAAGCGACCATTGCCCAACCCGCGGCGAGTGCGCCGCCAGTGCTTAATCTGCGCGCCTTCCTGCGCCCGGAAATTCAACAAGGGCTGGTGGCGGTGCGCGATGAAGCCGATCGCAGCGTGGTGACCTTAAAAGGCGATGGGCTGTTTGCTTCCGGTTCGACGGTGGCGCGAGACAGCTATGAACCGGTGATCGACCGCGTCGCCCAGGCGATGAACAATGTCAGCGGCCGCATTTTGGTGGTCGGCTTTAGCGATAACGTGCCGATCCGCAGCGCGCGATTCGCCTCTAACTATGAGCTCTCTCTGGAGCGTGCGCGCTCGGTGCAGTCGCTGCTGCAAAAACACCTGTCGCAGCCGGAACGCGTGAAAGCGGAAGGGCGAGGGGAGATGAACCCGATCGCGCCGAACAACACGCCGGAAAACCGCGCCCGCAACCGCCGCGTAGAGATTACTTTGCTGGTGTCGCCGGAAAATACGGCCGCCGAGCTGAACGGACTGCCGCAAGGAAACTAAAGGATGAATATGTTGCTTTCATTGCTGACCAACCGCATTTTGTGGGGTTTCCTTGGCGTGACGGGGCTGGCTGCCGTGATCTGGATGATCGGCCCGCTGCTCTCCGTCGTCGACTCCCGCCCGCTTGAGTCAGAGCAAAACCGCATGATCACTATTGCGGTGATGTACCTGATTTGGGTTCACAGCCACATTGTGCCGCGCCTCTATAATGCCTGGCTCAACCGCAAGCTGATGGACAACCTGAAAAGCGAAGAGGCCAAAGATCCGGTCGAGCGCAAACGCCTGAACAGTGAAGATCAGATACTCAATGAGCGCTTTGAAGAGGCCGCACAGGTACTGAAAAAAGCCCATTTTAACCAGCCGGGCCAGCGCGGACTGTGGACGCAGCGCTTCAGCACCCAGTATCTGTATCAGTTACCGTGGTACGTGATCATTGGTGCGCCAGGTTCCGGGAAAACCACTGCGCTGGTGAACTCCGGCCTGCAATTCCCGCTGGCGGATCGTTTTGGTAAAACCGCGCTGCGCGGCATCGGCGGAACGCGCAACTGCGACTGGTGGTTCACCAACGAAGCGGTGCTGCTGGATACCGCCGGTCGTTACACCACGCAGGAGAGCGAGCAGGTCCAGGACGCCAGCGAATGGGCGAAATTCCTCGGTCTGCTGCAAAAATACCGCCGTCGCCAGCCGATTAACGGCGTGATTGTAACGATCAGCATTGCCGATCTGCTGACGCAATCCGCCGAAGCCTCCCGCGAGCAGGCGCTTAATCTGCGCCAGCGCCTGACCGAGTTGCATGAGCAGTTGGGCATTCGTTTCCCGGTTTACGTGCTGGTCACCAAAGCCGATTTGCTGAAAGGTTTTCGCGCCTATTTTGCCAGTTTTGATAAAGCGCAGCGCGATCAGATCTGGGGTTTCACCTTCCCGTGGGAAAAAGCCAGGCTTGCGGATTTCGACTTGCAGGGCAGTTTTCTGCAGGAATTTGCTCTGTTACAGCAGCGGCTGGATGCGGCGCTGCCGGATACGCTATTGCGGGAAAGCGATGCACAGGCGCGCGCGGAATGTTTCCTGTTTCCGCAGGAATTCGCCGCACTTCGCCCGCTGCTGTCTGACTACCTGAACACATTGTTTGCCCGTTCTAACTTCGAAACCGAATTCTCGCCGCGCGGTATCTACTTTGCCAGCGGTACACAGGAGGGTCTGCCTTTCGACCGCGTAATGGGCGAACTCAGCCGGGCGCTCTCGCTGCCGCAGGGGAAAGCCGGGGATAACTGGGATTCGGTGAGTAAAGAGGAGCCAGTACCGGGCGGAAAAGGGCAGAGCTTCTTTATCAAGCATGTGCTGCAAAACGTCATCTTCCAGGAAGCGGGTATTGCCGGGCAAAACCGCTGGTGGGAACTCCGCAGCCGGGCAGTGATCTGGTCTGGTTATGCGGCGTTGCTGGCGCTGCTGATTGTTATCAGCGCCTTGTGGCTGACCAGCTACGGCAATAACAAAGATTACCTTGATGAAGTGCAGGCCAAAGTGCCGGCGCTGGATCAGGAGATCAAAGCGCTGCGTAGCCGCCAGCAGGGCGATCTGTTTGCCATGCTGCCGCTGCTGAACGGGCTTTCCGCGCTGCCGCAGAGCGACGCTTTCGACATCAACAACCCGCCGATCACCCGCCGCATGGGATTGTATCGTGGTAATGATGTGGCTGACGCCTCACAGACGCTGTACCAGAAAGCACTGCAACAGATGCTGTTACCGGAAGTGGCGATGCGCATTACCACCTGGCTGCGCAACGATAACGGCAGCGATGTGGAATATAGCTACGAAGCGCTGAAAGCCTACCAGATGCTCTATCAGCCGAAACATTACGACGGCAAATTCCTGCACTCATGGGTGATGCTCAATCTGGAACGCAATCTGCCACAGAACGTCACCAAAGCGCAGATCCGCCAGCTTGAATGGCATCTGACGCAACTGCTGGAGCCGCAAATTCAGTCGTCGCCGTACGCTAAAGATGAGGCGTTAATCAGCCGTGAGCAGGCAATGATTAATCAGCAACCGCTCTCCACGCGCGTTTATGGCCGTCTGAAACGTCTGCTGGAACATGATGACAATCTGAAGCCGGTTTCGCTGGCTTCACTGGGCGGACCGCAAAGCGAGCTGGTCTTTTCGCGCAAAAGCGGCAAGCCAGTGAGTGAAGGGCTGCCGGGGCTGTACACGCCGGACGGCTACTGGAATACCTTCAACGCAAAGATCGCACCGGTAACCGCTTCCCTGCATGAAGATGATAGCTGGGTACTGGGCGCGACCACGCAGTCGGAAGACAAACAGCAGACGGATAACGCGGTGCGCCAGCTCTACGCCCGCGACTTTATCGCCCTGTGGGACAGCTTCTTAAGCGACATTCAGTTGAATAACAGCGCCGATCTGAATCAGCGCATCAATACGGCGCGTTTGCTTTCCGGCAATAACTCACCGCTGCGTCGGCTGGTGCTCAACCTGAGCCAGCAACTGAAACTGACGCGGGATGAGCCGGAAGAGGCTGAAAAAGCGAAAAGTGCCGGCAGCACTAACCGTGGTACGCAGATGCTGGAAACCCTGTTCAGCAACCACGATGGCGCAGCAGAAACCACCAATGCCGCAGCCAGCCAGACACCGGAACAGCGTGTAACCGAACACTTTGCGCCGATTATCGAACTGGCGCAGCCACTGGAAAAGGGCGGGAAAACCATCGTTTTTGATGATTTTCTTAAGCAGGTTGATGAGCTGTACCGCTATCTGACCGCCGTTCAGGATGCTGCCAACAGCGGGATGCCCCCGCCGGGTGGTGAAGCAATCAGCCGTTTACAGGCCAGCGCCGGACGTCTGCCTGGCGGCCTGCAAACGATGTTCAGCAACATGGCCGTAGGTGCCAGCAGCGATACACAGCGCCGGGATCTGGAAAATGTTCGCAAGCGTATCAGCGTTGAAGTGGGCAGCTTCTGCCGTCAGGCCATTGCCGGGCGTTATCCGCTGGTGCGCTCAGCCAGCAGTGAAGTGACGCCGGACGATCTGGCGCGGATGTTCGCGCCGGGCACCGGTCTGATGGATACCTTCTTTCGCGATAACCTGACGAATAAAGTCGATACCACGCAGTCCACCTGGCGCTTTATGCCGGGTATCGACGGCAAAACGCTGCCGGGCAGCGAAGGTGTGCTGGTGCCGTTCCAGCAGGCGCAGTCTATCCGCGATGCTTTCTTTGCCAATGGCAGCACCACGCCGTCGTTTCGCACCACCGTGCGCACGGTGCGTATGGATAACACCATCCTGACCATGACGCTGGATGTGGACGGGCAAATTCTGCGTTACAGCCACGGGCCGCAGGCGGTACAAATCGTTAACTGGCCGGGATCGGGCGGAACCAACCAGGTGCGGATGCAACTCGGTCTGGCCAGCGGCACAACCGCGACGCTGGTTACCAACGGCGCGTGGGCACTGAATCGCTTTTTCGATAAAGCCCGCGTCAGCCCCGGCAGTAGTAGCCTTAGCCGCCAGGCGACATTCACCGTTGACGGGCATCAGGTGACGCTGGAGTTTGCGCCTAACAGCATCCGCAACCCGTTCCAGCTTCCCCGTTTCGCATGTCCTTGAACTGCAAAGGAACGCCAATGACGATGACTTCAGCAATTAGCTGGTACGGAAAACTGCCGAGTGCCGGTGATTTTTTACAGCGCCGCTTTCCCGATGCGCTGCAACGGCAGTGGTCCCACTGGTTCCAGGTGGGGTTGATGAACTGGCAAAAAGAAGAGCAGCGCGCCAGCGATCGCCAGTTCGGCAATGCGCCGGTGTGGAATTTTGTTGTCCCGCCTATGCTTGGCGGGCAGCAAGTGCAGATGGGGTGTCTGCTGCCGGGGCGCGACAGCGTCGGGCGCCAGTATCCGATTTGCGCGCTGATGGCGATTAACCCGCTGGAGTGGACGCCGCGCCATCTGGCGCAGGCAGGTGACTGGTATCAGCAACTGGGCCGCACGCTGCTGCACGCTATCCGCAATGGCTACTCGCCGGAACAGCTCGACCAGGCACTGCTGTCGATTCCGCCCGTGCAACTGGTTGCGCCGGAGTCGCGCTCGGAAATTCTTGACGTAATCGGTTATGAAGGCGACGGTGAATCGACCATTGGCTGGAATCAGGCCGCCGAATGTTTTGACCCGTTGCGCCAGATCAGTTTCTGGTGGACTAACCGCAGCGACGGCTATCCGCTTTATACACACGTACATAGCGGCAATTTTACCGGGCAGCTCTTTACGCTGCTGTTTGACCCGGCGGGGGGAGCAAGACCCGGTCGCCACGGTCTTTACCCACCGATGTTTGAATAAGCAGGTTGCGGATGACGATTGACTCTTTACTGGCTCCGGTCACGCCGGAGCAGCCGTGCGGCGAAAATCTGGAGTATGACGCCGACTTCCAGGCGATGGAACAGGCCAGCCTCGGTAAAGCCGAGCAGCAGTTCGGCAGCACGATCATTCCTGCCGAACCCGCCGACTGGAACCGCGTGGAAAAACTGGCCACCTCGCTGCTGGAACGCACGAAAGATATTCGCGTTATGCTGGCGCTGACCCACGCATGGACGCGTCGCCGTGGGCTGGAAGGCTATGCAGATGGTTTGCTGCTGCTGGGCCAGGCGCTGGCGCTGTACTGGGATCAGCTTTGGCCGTCGCTTACCGATGGCGGTGAATTCGATCCCTTCTACCGCATTAATGCGCTGGCCGCGCTGAGTGACAAATCTGCGCTCACCACCACGCTGCGCCAGTCGATACTGTTACGCAGTAATGGTGACGAGCTGAACGTGCGCGATGCGCAGGCGCTGCTGGATGGCAGCAAAACCGAATGCGCGGGTTACCCGGGCGGTCGGGTGCGTTTGATTGATGAACTGGTACGCGGCGGTCAGCCCGGTATTGAAGCTATCGGGCAGATTGAAGGGCGCCTGCAAACCATCCGTACATGGCTGCTGGAACAACTGGGCGAAAGCGGGGTGCCGGAAATGGAACAGTTACTGAAAACAGTCAGCATGATTGCCGGAGCGAGCCGCGCTTCCCGTGGCGATGAGCAGCCTGCACCGTCCGCAGGGGAGGAGCAAAAAGCCCCGGCGCCGCAGCCGGTTGCCGCACCGCTCGCAGCGCACACCGACTGGCGCACAGCGCAGGTAACGACGCGCGCCGACGCTCAGTTGATGCTGGAGAAAGTGAAGCAATACTTTACTCAGCATGAACCGAGCCACCCGGCACCGCTGATGATCGATCGCGTACAGCGATTAATCGAACTCGATTTTATGGAAATTATTCGCGATCTGGCGCCCGATGGCGTAAGCCAGTTGCAAAACATCTTTGGGCGTCAGGAGTGACGCGTACCGTGTTATGACGGCAGGCGCGTCGCCGGCCGTCAAACCTTCACCGCGCATATTCGATGGAGAACATCATGCCAATAAGTAACAGTGGTCAAAAATTTATCGCCCGCAACCGCGCGCCGCGCGTACAGATTGAGTACGACGTGGAAGTTTATGGCGCTGAGCGCAAAATCCAGCTTCCGTTTGTGATGGGCGTTATGGCGGATCTGGTCGGGAAACCGGTGGAGAACTTACCGTCTATTGAGGAGCGTAAATTCCTCGAGATCGATGTCGACAACTTCGATGAGCGTATGAAAGCGCTGAAACCGCGCGTCGCCTTCAACGTGGATAACACGCTGACGGGCGAAGGCCGGTTGAACGTCGATCTTACCTTCGACAGCATGGATGACTTCCTGCCGGATGCCATCGCCCGCAAAGTCGAGCCGCTGAACAAACTGCTGGAAGCCCGCACGCAGCTTTCTAACCTGCTGACCTATATGGACGGGAAAAACGGCGCGGAAGAGCTGATCGCCAAAGTGTTGCAGGATCCGACGCTGCTGAAATCCCTTAGCCAGTTGCCGAACAGCGACGAGAACGCGCAAGGTAAAGAGGAGTAAACCATGAGCAATCCTTCGCAACAACATGAACAGCAGGGCGCCCAGGCCTTCAGCCAGGATGAATTTAGCTCACTGCTGAACAAAGAGTTCCGCCCGAAAACCGACCAGGCGCGTTCCGCGGTTGAAAGCGCGGTGAAAACGCTGGCGCAGCAGGCGCTGGAAAATACCGTGACCTTCTCCAACGACACCTACCGCACCATTCAGAACCTGATTGCCGGTATCGATGAGAAGCTGTCACAACAGATTAACCAGATTATCCACCATGAAGAGTTTCAGAAGCTGGAGAGCGCCTGGCGCGGTCTCAGCCATCTGGTGAATAACACTGAAACAGATGAGATGCTGAAAATCCGCTTTATGAGCATCTCCAAGCAGGAACTGGGCCGTAACCTGAAGCGTTTTAAAGGCGTCGGCTGGGATCAGAGCCCGATCTTTAAAAAAATCTACGAAGAAGAGTACGGTCAGTTCGGCGGCGAACCGTTTGGCTGCCTGGTGGGCGATTACTACTTCGACCATAGCCCGCAGGACGTTGAGCTGCTCGGCGAGATGGCGCGTATCGGCGCGGCGGCGCACTGTCCGTTTATCACCGGCACCGCACCAAGCGTGATGCAGATGGAGTCCTGGCAGGAGCTGGCGAACCCGCGCGATCTGACGAAAATCTTCCAGAACACCGAATACGCCGCCTGGCGTTCACTGCGTGAATCGGAAGATGCTCGTTACTTAGGCCTCGTAATGCCGCGCTTCCTCTCCCGTCTGCCGTACGGCATTCGCACGAACCCGGTGGATAGCTTCGATTTTGAAGAAGAGACCGACGGCGCGAACCACAACAACTACACCTGGGCAAACGCTGCTTACGCGATGGCGACCAACATCAACCGCTCCTTTAAAGAGTACGGCTGGTGCACCTCGATTCGCGGCGTTGAATCCGGCGGGGCGGTGGAAAATCTGCCGTGCCACACCTTCCCGAGCGACGATGGCGGCGTGGACATGAAGTGCCCGACCGAGATTGCCATCAGCGATCGCCGTGAAGCGGAACTGGCGAAAAACGGCTTTATGCCGCTGATCCACCGTAAAAACTCTGACTTTGCCGCCTTTATCGGCGCGCAGTCGCTGCAAAAACCGACCGAGTACCACGATGCCGATGCCACCGCCAACGCGCGTCTGGCTTCCCGTCTGCCGTATCTCTTCGCCTGCTGCCGTTTTGCGCATTACCTGAAGTGCATTGTGCGCGACAAAATTGGTTCCTTCCGCGAGCGCGACGAAATGGAGCGCTGGCTGAACGACTGGGTGATGAACTACGTCGACGGCGACCCGGCCAACTCCTCGCAGGAAACCAAAGCGCGTAAACCGCTGGCGGCGGCCGAAGTGCAGGTGCAGGAGATCGAGGACAACCCTGGCTACTACGCCGCGAAATTCTTCCTGCGTCCGCACTACCAGCTGGAAGGTCTGACCGTGTCGCTGCGTCTGGTGTCAAAACTGCCGTCACTGAAAACCAAAGAGGCGTAAGCAGAAGGTGCCGCAGGCAGGATGCGCCTGCGGCATGAAGGCGTTTAGCTAAAGGATGGGGTATGAATTTACACAACGTACTTGTCGGTGGGTTGCTGGACGTTGCCTATTGAGCGCCTGAAAAAGGTACGTGCTTCCAGCTTAATTCTTGAAGCGATGACGCAGCACCGTGATGCTTGCACGCGGAGCAAATCGTAGTGCAAAGACAATAATTCTGGCCCGTTTAACTCATATATCAGAAGGACTGTAACGATGAGCAACCGACCATCATTTGTCGCCGCTTGGGGAGCCGCGGCACAAATATATGACCCAAAAGATCCCCTGACCAAAGTGAAGAACGTCATTGGCGGCAAAGTTCGTACGAATTTTGAAATTCCGGAAAGCGAAGGTGGTTGGGTAAATAGCTGCGCAGTACGAATGAGTTATGTTTTAAATTATACCGGTTTTCCGGTGCCAAGAATTAATGGCATCACGGTCTCAGGTGCTGATAAAAAATGGTATTTCTTCCGTGTTGGGGATGTCATTAATTGGTTAACCAGACAGTGGGGTAAACCCGATCTGATTGTTAGCTATCCTTCATTACCGGTCGATAAATTACACAATAAGAAAGGCATTATATTGTTCTCGGTGGATCAGTGGGATGATGCAACGGGCCATGCAACATTCTGGAATGGGCTGACCTGTTCCGATCACTGTTATTTCAATGCACCGAATACGAATTACACAACGACCAAAGCCAGTTTTTGGGAGTTGCCATGAGAATCGCCTGTCTCGGTTTGTTATTGGTGTGCAGCAGCGTCCTGGCAGGTCAGAAAGAAGACCCGATGGCCTTCATTAAAAATATGCCATACACGCAAGTGGTGAAGGATATGACGCTTGCACGCTGCATTGCACAGGTTGCCGATCCAAAATCGCCTTACTCGCTGGACGCGGCGCGAAGCGCAAACGCAATGCGGGAATGGATGCCGTTTGATATTGAAAATGGTGACGCAAAGATTAATGCCTTAATCAACCAGTTCAAAGGAACGACGCATCAATTCCATACGGAAAGCCCGCAAAAGGTTAAAGGGCTGACGCTAAATTGCCTGCGTTTATATCATAGCCCTGAACTGGATAAGCTGGCGAAAGAGGTACTGCTGAAAAATCCGCAGCACACCTGGCAACAGGATAATCCGAATTAACGTTAACTGCTCGTGCACAAATAATGTGTCACGAAGCAGAGTGAAAATAACCGAATTCTTTCTCTCTTAGTGAGGGAATGAGTGTTTCTGAACAGATAGCTTATCTTTTCAGAAATAAACGAGGCAGAGGTAAAATATGGACGGTTTTATTCGGCCCCATGCTTACCCGTTTGCCATATAAGCGCTTTTTCGAAAGCAATATTTATCATTAACGAAGAGTAAATATTATGGCTATTGATATGTTTCTGAAGGTCGATGGAGTTACGGGTGAATCTAAAGACTCTAACCACACCGGCTGGACTGATATCACATCTTTTTCCTGGGGCGCTTCACAGCCAGGAAATATGAGTGTTGGCGGTGGCGGCGGTGCCGGTAAAGTCAATTTCAACGACCTTCACGTAAATGCACTCATTGATAAATCCACGACGGCTATCCTGAAACACTGCGCCAGCGGTAAGCACCTGACCAAGGTTGAGCTTTCCGTCTGCAAAGCCGGCGGTCAGCAGGTTGAATACGCACGTATCACGCTGGAAGATGTGCTGGTGACCTCTGTTCAGTACACCGGTGCGGATAACGGCGATACCGTAGGTGTGACCTATGCATTCCAGGCTGCGAAAGTGAAACAGCAGTACTGGGAGCAGTCTTCTTCCGGCGGTAAAGGTGCTGAAACCAGCTCTGGCTGGAACATCAAGGAAAACAAAGAAGCGTAATGCTGTTCTCTTTTTGACGCGCATTACGGCAGGCACAGAGCACCGGCTCTGTGCCTGTATCCGCAAAAAAGACATTATTGAGACTGGTGGCAAACAGAAATATATTATTGTGCTTAAGTAAATTCTTAAGCATTACCGGGGCAGGGAACACCATTTATGCCAGCCCTTACACCGTCTGGCCTGACATCAACTGGCAGGTGTTTACGATGTGGTGTTTAAAGGGAGTGACCGTAACAATGCAACCCGTTTTATATTGACCCGCTCCGCTTGGCGCATAAACAAAAATAAAAGAACGAAGACAAGATTACGGCGATCGCCGGATCGCTACAGTATCGGCAGCAGGAAAGCAAAATGACAGAAGGCAGCAAAGGGAACCGCGTAATGAACATCGGGTACGGTCTTGCGACGGCACTTTTCATGCTGAGCGCCAGTACCGCCAGCGCAGCAGATGCCAGCGCATCGATTATCGGGCAGTGGCGTATTGTTTCCGGCGCAACGGATAACTACGCCACGACTTACCTTGATACAAAGATGAACGATCCCCGCTATGTTGGACGCGTTATCCACTTTGATCGCGATTCTGTCAGCGGCGAATTAATAAAGAATATTGATTGCCAGCAACCCGCCTATCGCGCACAGCCACCGATGACCCTCAATGAAGCGATTTTGAAAACCTCCGGTGAACGCCGCGCGGAGCCAAAGATTCCGGTTGCCGGGGATTTTGATTTAGCATCGTATGGCAATCAAAAGATTACACCTATTCTGCTTCAGTGCCAGAAGGGGTACCTTGGGCCGGATGGCGAGGCAATGGATAATTGGCTGGCTCTCTTATCCGCCGATAAGATGGTCATGAACTGGGATGATGGCAGCTATTTTGTGTTGCAGCGCGTGAAAGCGGGCGAAAAGGTAACCCCCAGTTTCTCCTGCAGCGCCAGCTTGAACGCGGTAGAACAAACCATTTGCGCCAGTGATGATCTGGCAGCCTGGGATGTGAGCGTGACGGATGCCTGGAAAACCCAACTGCTGGAACAGCAAGAGATCGACCCGGCGGATAAAGCCGCAGTCGCGCAAATCAAATCGGCGCAGCGCGCGTGGTTAGCGAAGCGCAACCAGTGTCAGGCGGATGCCGCCTGCATTAAAAAATCGATGAAAGCCCGTGTTTCGGAACTAAGCAGCAAGACGTACTGATACACGAACCTGTTTGCTCCGGTGGGCTGCGCCGGAGCTGTTGAAATCATA
The Kosakonia oryzae genome window above contains:
- a CDS encoding Hcp family type VI secretion system effector gives rise to the protein MAIDMFLKVDGVTGESKDSNHTGWTDITSFSWGASQPGNMSVGGGGGAGKVNFNDLHVNALIDKSTTAILKHCASGKHLTKVELSVCKAGGQQVEYARITLEDVLVTSVQYTGADNGDTVGVTYAFQAAKVKQQYWEQSSSGGKGAETSSGWNIKENKEA
- a CDS encoding lysozyme inhibitor LprI family protein, whose product is MTEGSKGNRVMNIGYGLATALFMLSASTASAADASASIIGQWRIVSGATDNYATTYLDTKMNDPRYVGRVIHFDRDSVSGELIKNIDCQQPAYRAQPPMTLNEAILKTSGERRAEPKIPVAGDFDLASYGNQKITPILLQCQKGYLGPDGEAMDNWLALLSADKMVMNWDDGSYFVLQRVKAGEKVTPSFSCSASLNAVEQTICASDDLAAWDVSVTDAWKTQLLEQQEIDPADKAAVAQIKSAQRAWLAKRNQCQADAACIKKSMKARVSELSSKTY